Proteins encoded by one window of Rouxiella chamberiensis:
- a CDS encoding cation:proton antiporter — MNYLAWTAGVGGLLLLMSLSFGWINRTPIPIFGIYLLVGVLCGPWGLDLLHLDITAHSTLVSHITEFAIATSLFITGLKIRVPLRASIWKIGFRLAVPAMILTVGGLMLIAHFFAGLSWPISLALAAIIAPTDPVLASLIAVNDSRDDDTLRLSLSSEAGLNDGTALPLLMLALLWHNAEGGVSGTELLHWFSIDVIWALFAGIGIGYGLGRIVGLISTHWRHIQGEDAPSDFIALALICLSYSIALAVDSSGFLAAFAAGVGLRSAEIKVQRRNPTDEEEDDNPPAEMMINPHLRHAIQERSPLKAVGLVIGDALSFGDTIERLMAAAIVIVLGVTLALHWDPSALILAFILFCIVRPLAVYISTIGSSYSRQQRLLFGWLGIRGIGSLNYIAYAYMHGMQGNEADTMTNYALTIITASVLIHGITVTPLLNFWNRR, encoded by the coding sequence ATGAATTATCTCGCATGGACTGCCGGAGTCGGTGGTTTGCTGCTGCTTATGTCGCTGTCATTTGGCTGGATTAATCGCACACCGATCCCTATTTTCGGGATTTACCTGCTGGTCGGCGTACTTTGTGGCCCTTGGGGGCTGGATTTACTGCATCTTGATATTACTGCCCACTCGACGCTGGTCAGCCACATCACCGAATTCGCCATCGCCACTTCGCTGTTTATCACCGGATTAAAAATCCGCGTGCCGTTGCGGGCCAGCATCTGGAAGATAGGATTTCGGCTCGCCGTGCCCGCCATGATCCTGACTGTGGGCGGGTTAATGTTGATTGCCCACTTTTTTGCCGGTCTGTCGTGGCCCATTTCGCTCGCGCTCGCGGCCATCATCGCGCCAACGGACCCCGTTCTGGCGAGCCTGATTGCGGTCAATGACTCTCGCGATGACGATACCCTGAGGCTGTCATTGTCGAGCGAAGCGGGTCTTAATGACGGCACCGCCCTGCCGCTATTGATGCTGGCCTTGTTGTGGCACAACGCCGAAGGTGGGGTTTCAGGAACAGAACTGCTGCACTGGTTTTCCATCGACGTTATCTGGGCGCTGTTTGCCGGTATCGGCATCGGGTATGGGCTTGGGCGCATCGTCGGGCTTATTTCAACCCATTGGCGTCATATTCAGGGCGAAGACGCGCCGAGTGATTTCATTGCGCTGGCGCTGATTTGCCTGAGCTATTCGATTGCGCTTGCCGTGGATTCGTCAGGCTTTCTCGCGGCCTTTGCCGCCGGTGTCGGCCTGCGCAGTGCGGAAATCAAGGTTCAGCGCAGAAATCCGACGGATGAAGAGGAAGACGACAATCCGCCGGCCGAAATGATGATCAACCCGCATCTTCGCCACGCGATTCAGGAACGCAGTCCGCTGAAAGCCGTCGGGTTGGTGATTGGCGATGCCCTGTCCTTTGGCGACACCATCGAGCGCCTGATGGCGGCGGCCATCGTTATCGTATTGGGGGTTACGCTTGCGCTGCACTGGGATCCGTCGGCATTGATTCTGGCGTTTATTCTTTTCTGCATTGTTCGCCCGCTGGCAGTGTATATCTCGACCATAGGTTCCAGTTATTCCAGGCAGCAGCGATTGCTGTTTGGCTGGCTGGGTATTCGCGGCATCGGTAGCCTTAACTATATTGCCTACGCCTATATGCATGGCATGCAGGGAAATGAAGCCGACACCATGACCAACTATGCGCTGACAATTATTACCGCCAGTGTGTTGATACACGGAATTACGGTCACGCCGTTGCTGAACTTCTGGAATCGTCGATAG